One region of Baekduia soli genomic DNA includes:
- a CDS encoding lysophospholipid acyltransferase family protein — MGPLLPDPGPRNARWARRAKGIAVETVAFGLVTLAFPFLLGAAAAVDLVRWALRRRPWVGVRLVAMAWWFLFGELRGVAGLALAGLASGGRDTRRRRFRVYRLRQQWAGGHLDGVARLFGLRFEVEGLGDVAPGPVLILMRHASIIDNTLPDALVGRTHGLGLRFVIKRELQVLPTIDIGGRWVPTNFVRRGSGDTAGELLDLRRLAIDLDPHEGVLIYPEGTRHTPAKLLAAQEAIARSRPDIAPLAAGLHHVLPPRLGGAIALLEEARGTDVVFCGHVGLDGFEHIADIWSGALVGRTVRVRFWRHPAASVPAERDELVRWLYAQWQVLDDWVGEHREA, encoded by the coding sequence TTGGGACCGCTCCTGCCCGACCCGGGACCGCGAAACGCCCGCTGGGCGCGGCGGGCGAAGGGCATCGCGGTGGAGACCGTGGCCTTCGGCCTGGTGACGCTGGCGTTCCCGTTCCTGCTCGGCGCGGCCGCTGCGGTCGACCTCGTGCGCTGGGCCCTGCGGCGCCGGCCGTGGGTCGGGGTGCGGCTCGTGGCGATGGCCTGGTGGTTCCTGTTCGGCGAGCTGCGCGGGGTGGCCGGACTGGCCCTGGCGGGGCTGGCGTCGGGCGGCCGCGACACCCGCCGGCGGCGCTTCCGCGTCTACCGCCTGCGCCAGCAGTGGGCCGGCGGGCACCTGGACGGCGTGGCGCGCCTGTTCGGGCTGCGCTTCGAGGTGGAGGGGCTCGGCGACGTCGCGCCCGGGCCCGTGCTCATCCTCATGCGCCACGCGAGCATCATCGACAACACGCTGCCCGACGCGCTCGTGGGGCGCACCCACGGCCTCGGGCTGCGGTTCGTGATCAAGCGCGAGCTGCAGGTCCTGCCGACGATCGACATCGGCGGGCGCTGGGTGCCGACGAACTTCGTGCGCCGCGGCTCGGGCGACACGGCGGGCGAGCTGCTGGACCTGCGGCGCCTGGCGATCGACCTCGACCCGCACGAGGGCGTGCTCATCTACCCCGAGGGCACCCGCCACACGCCGGCCAAGCTGCTGGCCGCCCAGGAGGCCATCGCCCGCAGCCGCCCGGACATCGCGCCGCTGGCCGCCGGCCTGCACCACGTGCTGCCACCGCGGCTGGGCGGTGCGATCGCGCTGCTGGAGGAGGCCCGGGGCACCGACGTGGTGTTCTGCGGCCACGTCGGGCTCGACGGCTTCGAGCACATCGCCGACATCTGGTCGGGCGCGCTCGTCGGGCGCACCGTGCGGGTGCGCTTCTGGCGCCACCCGGCGGCCTCGGTCCCGGCGGAGCGCGACGAGCTCGTGCGGTGGCTGTACGCGCAGTGGCAGGTGCTCGACGACTGGGTCGGCGAGCACCGCGAGGCCTAG
- the pcaC gene encoding 4-carboxymuconolactone decarboxylase, with protein MNDDQTYATGEKIRREVLGDEHVDRSVGTATPLTEPWVRFMTGHAWGSVWSREGLDRRTRSAVTLGVLVALGHEAELALHLRGARNNGMTVDEIREALMHASVYAGVPAANAAFAVAKRVLAEDEGAAPAGG; from the coding sequence ATGAACGACGACCAGACCTACGCCACGGGCGAGAAGATCCGCCGCGAGGTGCTCGGCGACGAGCACGTGGACCGGTCGGTCGGCACCGCGACGCCGCTGACCGAGCCGTGGGTGCGGTTCATGACCGGCCACGCCTGGGGCTCGGTGTGGAGCCGCGAGGGCCTTGACCGGCGCACGCGCAGCGCGGTCACGCTCGGCGTGCTCGTGGCGCTCGGCCATGAGGCCGAGCTGGCGCTGCACCTGCGGGGCGCCCGCAACAACGGCATGACCGTCGACGAGATCCGCGAGGCGCTCATGCACGCCTCGGTCTACGCGGGCGTCCCGGCGGCCAACGCCGCGTTCGCGGTCGCCAAGCGCGTGCTGGCCGAGGACGAGGGCGCCGCCCCCGCCGGCGGCTGA
- a CDS encoding adenylate/guanylate cyclase domain-containing protein produces MRVTRTFAFLDLSGFTAYTEAAGDDAAVAVLAQLRALLRAEAERWGVRVTKWLGDGVMLSGVDADAVVACCATVRDEVAAGSTLPLRGGIAGGAVIMFEGDDYVGAAVNMAARLCHHAEPNQLLISAATAAELSGAVAMRELPSARLGGFDAPVPVREILGPRAQQSLSAV; encoded by the coding sequence ATGCGCGTCACCCGCACCTTCGCCTTCCTCGACCTCAGTGGCTTCACGGCCTACACCGAGGCCGCGGGCGACGACGCCGCCGTGGCCGTGCTGGCCCAGCTGCGGGCGCTGCTGCGCGCAGAGGCCGAGCGATGGGGCGTTCGCGTGACGAAGTGGCTGGGCGACGGCGTGATGCTCTCCGGCGTCGACGCCGACGCGGTGGTCGCCTGCTGTGCCACGGTGCGCGACGAGGTCGCCGCCGGCAGCACGCTCCCGCTGCGCGGGGGCATCGCGGGCGGCGCCGTGATCATGTTCGAGGGCGACGACTACGTCGGGGCCGCGGTCAACATGGCCGCCCGCCTCTGCCACCACGCCGAGCCCAACCAGCTGCTGATCTCGGCCGCGACGGCCGCCGAGCTCTCCGGCGCCGTCGCGATGCGCGAGCTGCCGAGCGCGCGCCTCGGGGGCTTCGACGCACCGGTCCCGGTGCGGGAGATCCTGGGCCCGCGGGCCCAGCAATCGCTCAGCGCGGTCTGA
- a CDS encoding prolipoprotein diacylglyceryl transferase: MKPEISVLGLSIKTFGLFFALNFAVWGFLAARRLKELGKPVDWAYEIVTVALVGGLIGARAYYLLQNHDSLSLGDIFGGAGLIWYGGLAGGIVAVVLWARRRRFLTLDLVDIAGPCLALGYAVGRIGCQVSGDGDYGKAWNGPWAMGYPHGTVPTAPGETVQPTPIYETFAMGLLALVLWSLRDRVRPGVLFALYLVGSGVERFLVEFLRRNEHVLIGLTSAQIEAFVLAVVGVAWLAVVRRRHGSILRDDAAPVRAPELRTA, from the coding sequence GTGAAGCCCGAGATCAGCGTCCTTGGCCTCTCCATCAAGACGTTCGGGCTCTTCTTCGCCCTGAACTTTGCGGTCTGGGGCTTCCTCGCGGCGCGGCGGCTGAAGGAGCTCGGCAAACCCGTCGACTGGGCCTACGAGATCGTCACGGTCGCGCTCGTCGGCGGCCTCATCGGCGCCCGCGCCTACTACCTGCTGCAGAACCACGACTCGCTCAGCCTGGGCGACATCTTCGGCGGCGCGGGGCTCATCTGGTACGGCGGGCTGGCCGGCGGCATCGTCGCCGTCGTGCTCTGGGCGCGCCGGCGCAGGTTCCTCACGCTCGACCTCGTCGACATCGCCGGCCCCTGCCTCGCGCTGGGCTACGCCGTCGGGCGCATCGGCTGCCAGGTCTCGGGCGACGGCGACTACGGCAAGGCGTGGAACGGGCCGTGGGCGATGGGCTACCCGCACGGCACCGTGCCCACGGCGCCCGGCGAGACCGTCCAGCCCACGCCGATCTACGAGACGTTCGCGATGGGGTTGCTGGCGCTCGTGCTCTGGAGCCTGCGCGACCGCGTGCGCCCGGGCGTGCTGTTCGCCCTCTACCTCGTCGGCTCGGGGGTCGAGCGGTTCCTCGTCGAGTTCCTGCGCCGCAACGAGCACGTGCTCATCGGGTTGACCTCGGCGCAGATCGAGGCGTTCGTGCTCGCCGTGGTCGGCGTGGCGTGGCTCGCCGTCGTCCGCCGGCGCCACGGGAGCATCCTCCGCGACGACGCCGCACCGGTCCGCGCGCCGGAGCTGCGGACGGCCTGA
- a CDS encoding organic hydroperoxide resistance protein — protein sequence MAKTLYTAQARVEGGRDHGRGASSDGELEVDLRLPAEMGGQGGGTNPEQLFAVGYAACFEGALGAAARRLKVDIGEPVIDSKVSLHPNDARGFDLSVELDVTLPAIDDAARAVGIVEAAHKICPYSNATRGNIPVTLTANGQAVPGPA from the coding sequence ATGGCGAAGACCCTGTACACGGCCCAGGCCCGGGTGGAAGGTGGGCGCGACCACGGACGCGGCGCGTCCTCGGACGGCGAGCTCGAGGTGGATCTCAGGCTGCCGGCCGAGATGGGCGGCCAGGGCGGCGGGACCAACCCCGAGCAGCTCTTCGCCGTCGGCTACGCCGCGTGCTTCGAGGGCGCGCTGGGCGCCGCCGCGCGGCGCCTGAAGGTCGACATCGGCGAGCCGGTGATCGACTCCAAGGTCTCCCTGCACCCCAACGACGCGCGCGGCTTCGACCTGTCGGTGGAGCTCGACGTCACGCTGCCGGCCATCGACGACGCCGCCCGGGCCGTCGGGATCGTGGAGGCCGCCCACAAGATCTGCCCCTACTCCAACGCGACCCGCGGCAACATCCCCGTCACGCTGACGGCCAACGGGCAGGCCGTCCCCGGCCCGGCCTAG
- a CDS encoding MFS transporter: protein MVMALLGGALADRHDRRRLLLADQAGLVAGAAALAALAFIGSPPLVALYVLGALMAGFGAVQNVTASSMVPNLVAPEKLRSAIVLNFGLYQLTLVAGPALGGVLIGLLGLGAAYTVDAVSCLAIIAAVWAMAPSGRPARPALTSRSCARSPKGCGSCAATRRSWGPSRSTWWP from the coding sequence ATGGTCATGGCCCTGCTGGGCGGCGCGCTGGCCGACCGCCACGACCGCCGCCGCCTGCTGCTCGCCGACCAGGCCGGCCTGGTCGCCGGCGCCGCCGCGCTGGCCGCGCTGGCCTTCATCGGGTCGCCGCCGCTCGTGGCCCTCTACGTCCTCGGAGCGCTCATGGCGGGCTTCGGGGCCGTGCAGAACGTCACGGCCTCATCCATGGTCCCCAACCTGGTCGCCCCCGAGAAGCTGCGCTCCGCCATCGTGCTGAACTTCGGGCTCTACCAGCTCACGCTCGTCGCGGGGCCGGCGCTGGGCGGAGTGCTCATCGGCCTGCTGGGGCTCGGCGCGGCCTACACGGTCGACGCGGTGAGCTGCCTGGCGATCATCGCGGCGGTGTGGGCGATGGCCCCCAGCGGCCGACCGGCGCGACCGGCCCTCACGAGCCGGTCCTGCGCTCGATCGCCGAAGGGCTGCGGTTCGTGCGCGGCAACCAGGCGCTCATGGGGTCCTTCGCGATCGACCTGGTGGCCATGA
- a CDS encoding low temperature requirement protein A — protein MAAAPSRTPDRLRARDGGEQEITAVELFFDLVYVFAVTQLSHLLLDDLTWAGAGRAVFLLAVVWWAWIYTTWMVNWFDPRTAEVRAVMLGAMFASLLMAAALPEAFTRHGLLFAAAYVVLQVGRNGVGMVLLDPAHPLRRNFERMLAWSVAAAVLWLAGALLLDGDRRLLLWGPALAIDVAAPLARYWIPGRGTLMEMGHPLHGGHFAERFQGFIIIALGESIVVTGATAAEAGLTATVVLTLFVAFLETAALWWLYFGLTADGSLRLMREHDDAVMLARDAYTYLHLPIIAGVILAAVGDDLLIAHPHEALSTAGALVVVLGPVLFLAGELAFRWRMIAQGNPPRLVAVVVLLVLLAPATAISALAISAIVTALLTLLGFWELWAINRRRAAAAAPGTAA, from the coding sequence ATGGCCGCGGCCCCGTCCAGGACCCCCGACCGCCTGCGCGCACGCGACGGCGGCGAGCAGGAGATCACCGCGGTCGAGCTGTTCTTCGACCTCGTCTACGTCTTCGCCGTCACGCAGCTGTCGCACCTGCTGCTGGACGACCTGACCTGGGCCGGCGCGGGGCGGGCCGTGTTCCTGCTGGCGGTCGTGTGGTGGGCGTGGATCTACACGACCTGGATGGTCAACTGGTTCGACCCGCGCACGGCCGAGGTGCGCGCGGTGATGCTCGGCGCGATGTTCGCGAGCCTGCTCATGGCGGCCGCGCTGCCCGAGGCGTTCACGCGGCACGGCCTGCTGTTCGCCGCGGCCTACGTCGTCCTGCAGGTCGGGCGCAACGGCGTGGGGATGGTGCTCCTGGACCCGGCCCATCCCCTGCGGCGCAACTTCGAGCGGATGCTGGCCTGGAGCGTGGCGGCCGCGGTGCTGTGGCTGGCCGGCGCGCTGCTGCTGGACGGCGACCGGCGCCTGCTGCTCTGGGGGCCGGCGCTGGCGATCGACGTCGCGGCGCCGCTGGCCCGCTACTGGATCCCCGGCCGCGGCACGTTGATGGAGATGGGCCACCCGCTGCACGGGGGGCACTTCGCCGAGCGCTTCCAGGGGTTCATCATCATCGCGCTGGGCGAGTCGATCGTCGTGACGGGAGCGACGGCCGCCGAGGCGGGCCTGACGGCGACGGTCGTCCTCACGTTGTTCGTGGCCTTCCTGGAGACCGCGGCCTTGTGGTGGCTGTACTTCGGGCTGACGGCCGACGGCTCGCTGCGGCTCATGCGCGAGCACGACGACGCCGTCATGCTCGCCCGCGACGCCTACACCTACCTGCACCTGCCGATCATCGCCGGGGTGATCCTCGCGGCCGTGGGCGACGACCTGCTCATCGCCCATCCGCACGAGGCGCTCAGCACCGCCGGGGCGCTCGTGGTCGTGCTCGGTCCGGTGCTGTTCCTCGCGGGCGAGCTCGCGTTCCGCTGGCGCATGATCGCCCAGGGCAACCCGCCGCGCCTGGTGGCCGTCGTCGTCCTGCTCGTGCTCCTGGCGCCGGCCACGGCGATCTCGGCGCTGGCGATCAGCGCGATCGTCACGGCGCTGCTGACGCTGCTCGGGTTCTGGGAGCTGTGGGCGATCAACCGCCGCCGCGCGGCCGCCGCCGCCCCGGGGACCGCCGCCTAG
- a CDS encoding TetR/AcrR family transcriptional regulator, which produces MSDATTEAILDATRSSVLDFGIRRTTLTDVARRAGVSRMTVYRRYPDVDAVLRDLMTREFGVAMAEIAQRVDGADGRRRAVGRILAVVDALREHPLMNKIIEAEPELLLPYVLGRMGETQRTAVALAARDIAAGQADGSVRAGDPRVLGQVVLLITQSFVLSAGIDEEVPAARLREELEHVLDAALAP; this is translated from the coding sequence GTGAGCGACGCGACGACGGAGGCGATCCTGGATGCGACCCGGTCCTCGGTCCTGGACTTCGGGATCCGCCGCACGACCCTGACCGACGTGGCGCGCCGCGCGGGCGTGAGCCGCATGACGGTCTACCGCCGCTACCCCGACGTCGACGCCGTGCTGCGCGACCTCATGACGCGCGAGTTCGGCGTGGCCATGGCCGAGATCGCCCAGCGCGTCGACGGGGCCGACGGCCGCCGCCGTGCGGTGGGCCGGATCCTGGCCGTCGTCGACGCCCTGCGCGAGCACCCGTTGATGAACAAGATCATCGAGGCCGAGCCCGAGCTCCTGCTGCCCTACGTGCTGGGGCGCATGGGCGAGACGCAGCGCACGGCCGTCGCGCTGGCCGCTCGCGACATCGCGGCCGGCCAGGCCGACGGGTCGGTGCGCGCCGGCGACCCGCGTGTCCTGGGCCAGGTCGTCCTGCTCATCACGCAGTCCTTCGTGCTGTCGGCCGGCATCGACGAGGAGGTCCCCGCCGCGCGGCTGCGCGAGGAGCTCGAGCACGTGCTCGACGCGGCGCTGGCCCCGTGA
- a CDS encoding NUDIX hydrolase, with protein MDDELLDVVDEHGRRLGTKRRGDVHRDGDWHLAFHLWVVGPGGVLLQRRAQAKASWPGRLDASAAGHLTAGESVADGLREVEEELGVTYRMDELHALGMHRVDEVANRELQHVFAVRDDRPLTAWTDFDRVELDGLVLVAHAAFAALVNGSPAPARSWDGTHAGDVTVGPGDLVPTPYLSALVPDLERVAATGPR; from the coding sequence ATGGACGACGAGCTGCTCGACGTCGTCGACGAGCACGGCCGCCGCCTCGGCACCAAGCGCCGCGGCGACGTCCACCGCGACGGCGACTGGCACCTGGCGTTCCACCTGTGGGTCGTCGGCCCGGGCGGCGTGCTGCTGCAGCGCCGCGCGCAGGCCAAGGCGTCGTGGCCGGGCCGCCTCGACGCCAGCGCCGCCGGCCACCTCACGGCCGGCGAGTCCGTCGCCGACGGGCTGCGCGAGGTCGAGGAGGAGCTCGGGGTGACCTACCGCATGGACGAGCTGCACGCCCTCGGGATGCACCGCGTCGACGAGGTCGCCAACCGCGAGCTGCAGCACGTCTTCGCGGTGCGCGACGACCGGCCGCTGACCGCGTGGACGGACTTCGACCGCGTCGAGCTCGACGGCCTCGTGCTCGTCGCCCACGCGGCGTTCGCGGCACTGGTGAACGGGTCGCCGGCGCCCGCCCGCAGCTGGGACGGCACGCACGCCGGCGACGTCACCGTTGGGCCGGGCGACCTGGTGCCGACCCCCTACCTCTCGGCGCTCGTGCCCGACCTGGAGCGCGTCGCGGCCACGGGCCCGCGCTGA
- a CDS encoding FAD-binding oxidoreductase produces the protein MSEPVAAPNPAARWAPPGSEPLLDPGLRALLRQALAIDAEPGAVPEPVPPPSALPGDAHAALEAVVGAAHLRTDDAARAAHANGMSYLDLVRRATGAPVAPDAVVLPAGHDEVAALLAACAAHDVAVVPFGGGTSVVGGVRPLAGAHSAVIALDLSRLDALLDLDEVSWTATLQAGVTGPRAEELLGARGFTLGHVPQSFERATIGGYAATRSAGQLSTGWGRFDDLVQRLRAATPAGELRLGRGPGTAAGPDLRQLLLGSEGAFGVITEVTLAVRPVPEVRRHEAWRVDDLATGLAVLRELAQAGPRPDLARLSDETETAMGVATGGAPAAGCLLLVGWEAGAEDVARRSAAAHAILERVGARPEGEEAAHAWREGRFRAPRLRDELLAAGVLAETLETATSWRALPALHAEVGAVLRDALGPEGVIVACHVSHLYATGASLYFTVLARRDPDDPVGQWERAKAAATGALARAGATITHHHAVGTDHAPWLGAEVGDLGVEVLRAVKARLDPAGILNPGKLLG, from the coding sequence ATGAGCGAACCCGTCGCCGCCCCCAACCCCGCCGCGCGCTGGGCGCCGCCGGGGTCCGAGCCGCTGCTGGACCCCGGCCTGCGGGCGCTGCTGCGCCAGGCGCTGGCCATCGACGCCGAGCCGGGCGCCGTGCCCGAGCCCGTGCCGCCGCCGTCTGCCCTGCCCGGCGACGCGCACGCCGCGCTGGAGGCCGTCGTCGGCGCCGCGCACCTGCGCACCGACGACGCGGCCCGAGCGGCGCACGCCAACGGCATGTCCTACCTCGACCTCGTGCGCCGGGCCACCGGCGCGCCGGTCGCCCCTGACGCCGTCGTGCTGCCGGCCGGCCACGACGAGGTCGCCGCGCTGCTGGCGGCCTGCGCCGCGCACGACGTCGCGGTCGTCCCGTTCGGCGGCGGCACGAGCGTCGTCGGCGGCGTGCGCCCGCTGGCCGGCGCGCATAGCGCGGTCATCGCCCTCGACCTCTCGCGCCTGGACGCGCTGCTGGACCTCGACGAGGTCTCCTGGACGGCGACGCTGCAGGCCGGCGTGACCGGCCCCCGCGCCGAGGAGCTGCTCGGCGCGCGCGGCTTCACCCTCGGCCACGTGCCGCAGAGCTTCGAGCGGGCGACGATCGGTGGCTACGCCGCCACGCGCTCGGCCGGCCAGCTCTCGACGGGCTGGGGCCGCTTCGACGACCTCGTGCAGCGCCTGCGCGCCGCCACGCCCGCCGGCGAGCTGCGGCTCGGGCGCGGCCCGGGCACGGCGGCCGGCCCGGACCTGCGCCAGCTCCTGCTGGGCTCCGAGGGCGCGTTCGGCGTGATCACCGAGGTCACCCTCGCCGTCCGCCCGGTGCCGGAGGTCCGCCGCCACGAGGCCTGGCGGGTCGACGACCTGGCCACGGGGCTGGCCGTCCTGCGCGAGCTGGCCCAGGCCGGCCCGCGCCCCGACCTCGCCCGCCTGTCCGACGAGACCGAGACCGCGATGGGCGTGGCCACGGGCGGCGCCCCCGCCGCGGGCTGCCTGCTGCTGGTGGGCTGGGAGGCGGGCGCGGAGGACGTGGCGCGCCGCAGCGCCGCCGCGCACGCGATCCTCGAGCGCGTGGGGGCGCGGCCCGAGGGCGAGGAGGCCGCGCACGCCTGGCGCGAGGGGCGCTTCCGCGCGCCCCGCCTGCGCGACGAGCTGCTGGCCGCCGGCGTGCTGGCCGAGACGCTGGAGACCGCCACCTCCTGGCGTGCGCTGCCGGCGCTGCACGCCGAGGTCGGCGCGGTGCTGCGCGACGCGCTCGGGCCCGAGGGCGTGATCGTGGCCTGCCACGTCTCGCACCTCTACGCGACGGGGGCGTCGCTGTACTTCACGGTGCTGGCGCGCCGCGACCCCGACGACCCGGTCGGGCAGTGGGAGCGGGCGAAGGCCGCGGCGACCGGTGCGCTGGCGCGCGCGGGCGCGACGATCACCCACCACCACGCGGTCGGGACCGACCACGCGCCGTGGCTGGGCGCCGAGGTCGGCGACCTCGGCGTCGAGGTGCTGCGGGCCGTCAAGGCCCGGCTCGATCCGGCCGGGATCCTCAACCCGGGCAAGCTTCTGGGCTGA
- a CDS encoding helix-turn-helix domain-containing protein, whose product MSHPVRVRIMAMLSERKASPNELSQWLGTTLGATAYHVRTLHKLGLIELVDETRVRGAVEHHYKARARPKVTEENWSKASPVAKQAAVGSELKMLEDVVNASAASGGFDRADAVLERRTARVDERGFKALAAEAQKFLARVEKIEAEAARRLSKADHNGALDAGVVLLSYESVALGEQIPESTKKSTPLKRPRRR is encoded by the coding sequence ATGAGCCACCCGGTACGGGTGCGGATCATGGCCATGTTGTCGGAGCGCAAGGCGAGCCCGAACGAGTTGTCGCAGTGGCTGGGCACCACGCTGGGCGCGACGGCCTATCACGTGCGCACGCTGCACAAGCTGGGGTTGATCGAGCTCGTCGACGAGACCCGTGTGCGCGGCGCCGTCGAGCACCACTACAAGGCCAGGGCCCGCCCGAAGGTCACCGAGGAGAACTGGTCCAAGGCGTCCCCGGTGGCCAAGCAGGCGGCCGTGGGCTCGGAGCTGAAGATGCTCGAGGACGTGGTCAACGCGTCGGCGGCCTCGGGTGGGTTCGACCGTGCCGACGCGGTCCTGGAGCGCCGCACCGCCCGCGTCGACGAGCGCGGGTTCAAGGCGCTGGCCGCCGAGGCCCAGAAGTTCCTGGCGCGCGTGGAGAAGATCGAGGCCGAGGCCGCCCGCCGCCTGTCCAAGGCCGATCACAACGGCGCGCTGGACGCCGGCGTCGTGCTGTTGTCCTATGAGTCGGTCGCGCTCGGGGAGCAGATCCCCGAGTCGACGAAGAAGAGCACCCCGCTCAAGCGCCCGCGCCGCCGCTGA
- a CDS encoding FHA domain-containing protein, with protein MASSPPPLAGADVETAVLDTLPRVSFRERRHAVTVKRPAPGRYLEVDDGDERLLLPLRRGTTHVGRGFGADLRLEDQTVSRRHAILHERRVGTRILDDRSANGTFVNGRRVLHADLRDGDVVVLGRLVLTYREVPSG; from the coding sequence ATGGCCTCCAGTCCGCCTCCCCTCGCCGGCGCCGACGTCGAGACGGCGGTGCTCGACACGCTCCCCCGCGTCAGCTTCCGCGAGCGCCGCCACGCCGTGACCGTCAAGCGTCCCGCCCCGGGCCGCTACCTCGAGGTCGACGACGGCGACGAGCGGCTGCTGCTCCCGCTGCGGCGCGGCACGACCCACGTGGGCCGCGGCTTCGGCGCCGATCTGCGTCTCGAGGACCAGACCGTCTCACGCCGCCACGCGATCCTGCACGAGCGCCGGGTGGGCACCAGGATCCTCGACGACCGCAGCGCCAACGGCACCTTCGTCAACGGGCGCCGCGTCCTGCACGCCGACCTGCGCGATGGCGACGTCGTCGTGCTCGGGCGCCTCGTGCTCACGTACCGCGAGGTCCCGAGTGGGTGA
- a CDS encoding PadR family transcriptional regulator, with protein MQDLEARSGGVWRPSPGSVYPALAQLEDEGLVRAVEHGGRKQFELTDEGRAHVEEHRERFGTPWETVGEGVPSELHELRHAGQALAVASMQVAQTGTKAQLGEARRILEDARRGLYRLLAGDEPSGDEDAQE; from the coding sequence ATGCAGGACCTCGAGGCCCGCAGCGGCGGCGTCTGGCGGCCGAGTCCCGGCTCGGTCTACCCGGCGCTCGCCCAGCTCGAGGACGAGGGCCTCGTCCGTGCCGTCGAGCACGGCGGCCGCAAGCAGTTCGAGCTCACCGACGAGGGCCGCGCCCACGTCGAGGAGCACCGCGAGCGCTTCGGCACGCCGTGGGAGACGGTCGGCGAGGGCGTCCCCTCCGAGCTGCACGAGCTGCGGCACGCCGGCCAGGCCCTGGCCGTCGCCTCGATGCAGGTCGCCCAGACCGGCACGAAGGCCCAGCTGGGCGAGGCCAGGCGCATCCTGGAGGACGCCCGCCGCGGCCTCTACCGCCTGCTGGCCGGCGACGAGCCGTCCGGCGACGAGGACGCGCAGGAGTAG